The Cucurbita pepo subsp. pepo cultivar mu-cu-16 unplaced genomic scaffold, ASM280686v2 Cp4.1_scaffold001458, whole genome shotgun sequence genome has a window encoding:
- the LOC111786329 gene encoding pre-mRNA-splicing factor SLU7-like, producing MALPKSKYEEDVFINNHTGVWGSWWKDHQWGYKCCKQTIRNSYCTGAAGIEAAEAAADLMKSNIARKATSEDTPAPAEEKKLATWGSEVPDDLVLDQKKLNEALKKEDERRKEERDERKRKYNVRWNDEVTAEDMEAYRMKKVRHDDPMKDFLN from the exons ATGGCTCTTCCCAAAAGTAAATATGAAGAagatgtttttattaataaccACACGGGTGTTTGGGGTTCATGGTGGAAGGATCACCAGTGGGGCTATAAATGCTGTAAGCAGACCATCCGTAACAGTTATTGCACTGGGGCTGCTGGAATTGAGGCTGCTGAGGCAGCAGCGGACTTAATGAAGTCTAATATTGCTCGTAAAGCAACTTCTGAAG ATACACCAGCCCCAGCTGAAGAGAAAAAGCTAGCTACTTGGGGAAGTGAAGTACCTGATGATCTCGTCCTCGACCAGAAGAAACTTAATGAAGCTCTCAAGAAG GAGGatgaaagaaggaaggaggagagGGATGAAAGAAAGCGTAAATACAATGTGAGATGGAATGATGAG GTAACTGCGGAGGACATGGAGGCATATAGGATGAAGAAGGTACGTCATGATGATCCCATGAAGGATTTTCTTAACTAA